CGAACTTTGTGCGCTGGTTCATGCCGGGACCCAGTCGGGTAAAATGAGCGAGATTCTGGCAGACTATGTTGCCCATTCCAGACAGCTCTCCGAGATGAGGAGCCAGTTACTGATATCGCTCAGTTATCCATTAATTCTATTGGCATTCGCATCGCTGATGTTTTTGAGCATCATGCTCTGGATTATTCCTTCATTTGAATCGATTTATCTGGACTTTCAAATTGAGTTACCCTCCATTACTCTGAAACTGTTTGAGTGGTCCATTTTTTTGCGTACCCAATGGTGGTGGTATCTGCCTGCCGGTTTACTGACCATCTCAGGCTGTCTGTGGTTTATGCAAACAGAGAAGGGTCAGGTCTGGACACAAAAATTGCTTTACCGTTTACCCTTAATCGGGGGACTCTTGAGCGGAATTACGGTCTCCCGGTTTTCGCATTTGTTGGCACTTCTGGTTGATCATGACGTTCCGTTTCTCGAAGCGTTGAAAATGACCGGCGAGAGTTCGAGTAATTATCAAATTCGAGACGCCTGTCGGCAATTTTCCGAGTCGGTATCATCAGGCCAGGCAGAAATTGCTTCACTGAAATCGTTAAGGATATTTCCCGCTACTTTTTTGCAAACGCTGGCGAATCAGACTGGCAACACATCGCAAGCGGGGCCTAAATATTCGGTTGAGATACTCAATGCGCTATCCGACATGTTGAACAGCCAAACCCGTGTCCGCATTACCTTCTTTGCGTCCGTGGTAGAACCACTCATCATCATCTTCTGTGGAATTCTCATGGGCTTTTTGTTTATCGCCATGCTGGCTCCTTTGATTCAACTGATGAACTGGATCGCTTGACAATCAGTTTCAACGATCATTCTTGATACAGTCACTCAAAATTCAACAAAATTAGAGATCGCGTTTTATGGATTTGAAGTCCCATTTTCCTTCTTTTTTTGAGTTTGGAAGAAGCTCCTTCTCTCGGGGGCGCGGGATCTTTCCACTTTTGGGGCGCGTCAGTTACTCACAACAGGTCGCCTTACTGCGAATTCTGGCGGTGGCTGCTGAGAAACAGCTATCATTAATTGATGTGCTGGAAACATTTGAGAAAGATATTCGCGGTCGTTGGCGGTACCAGGTTTTACGGCTGATTGATTTACTCAGAAGCGGCGTCCCGCTGGCAGACGCACTGGAGACGATTCCGAATGTCATTCCAGCGAATGCTTACTTCCTGGTGAAAGCAGGCGCAGAATCGGGAACGCTGCCTTCAGCGTTGGCGCTGGCGGCAGAAGTCTGTGCTGAACAACGGAATGAGCGTGATATCTTACGTCCCGGTGTCTCGGTTTATCTCAGTGCCTTCCTGACGATTATGATGTGTATCGTCAGCTTTATCTGTTATTGGATCGTTCCCAAACTAAAACACATTTTTTATGAATTCGACATGCCGTTGCCGGATTTAACCATGAATATTATTCAGACTTCAGACTGGTTTGTGGAATATTTTTATATCTATCCGGTGTTGGGTTTCATCATTTATCTGGCCTACTTGTTTTTAATCAGAATGGATTTTATCGAACGTCGAAGTCAGTGGAATTCTTTTCCGGGTATTTATCCGCGCGGGAGAGCTCCTGACGTCTTGCGGTTTTTACATGTCACGACAGAATCGGGCCGACCACTGATGGGGGCATTTGAAACGTTAACCCACACCACAAAAAACCGGTTTCTGTCACAACGCTTTCATGCGATTCTGGAAGACATTCGCAAAGGCAATGACTGCTGGACCGCGCTGCACGATTATAGTCTTTTGACGCCGAGTGAAGTGCGGCTGTTACAGTCTGCGCAGCGGGCCGGCAATCTGAGTTGGGCGCTCAAAGCGATTGCAAAAAGCATTGAGCGACGCATCGATTATCGGATGACATTAATTAGAGAATACCTCGAACCTGCAATGATTGTTTGCATCGGCTGTCTGGTGGGTGCCTTTGTGATTGGTCTGTTTTTACCCCTGGTGAATCTGATGCACTCTCTGGCTTAACGTTTGAGTATTGGTTGATATCGTGAGAAATAAAAATCAAATCAAAATGATCAGAACCTCATTCAAGGCCATTGGTGCGCATGCACGTCGTGGATTCACGCTGGTGGAAATGATGGTTGCCGGCGTCTTGCTAATGACAGTAACGATGATCGTCGTTCCCGCCATTTACTGGGTACATCGTGAGCGCAGACAGACCGAGTACCGTCAGATCGCAATTGTCGAAGTCGAAAATATGATGGAACGGGTAGTCTCACTGCCGTTCAATGACATTACTCAATCGAAGGTCGATAAATTTGTTCTCTCGGAAAGTG
This genomic interval from Gimesia alba contains the following:
- a CDS encoding type II secretion system F family protein — its product is MIWYRYQGINSEGKHVSGRIHATDRDEVASMLQDQGVKIERIEEEATLAFATTQATTSGNLTKLSSRDFDVISDHLADLTRARLPLSMGLEAVSHEIENARLRSAVQDLASQLDAGNDLETVLANSKAPRELCALVHAGTQSGKMSEILADYVAHSRQLSEMRSQLLISLSYPLILLAFASLMFLSIMLWIIPSFESIYLDFQIELPSITLKLFEWSIFLRTQWWWYLPAGLLTISGCLWFMQTEKGQVWTQKLLYRLPLIGGLLSGITVSRFSHLLALLVDHDVPFLEALKMTGESSSNYQIRDACRQFSESVSSGQAEIASLKSLRIFPATFLQTLANQTGNTSQAGPKYSVEILNALSDMLNSQTRVRITFFASVVEPLIIIFCGILMGFLFIAMLAPLIQLMNWIA
- a CDS encoding type II secretion system F family protein is translated as MDLKSHFPSFFEFGRSSFSRGRGIFPLLGRVSYSQQVALLRILAVAAEKQLSLIDVLETFEKDIRGRWRYQVLRLIDLLRSGVPLADALETIPNVIPANAYFLVKAGAESGTLPSALALAAEVCAEQRNERDILRPGVSVYLSAFLTIMMCIVSFICYWIVPKLKHIFYEFDMPLPDLTMNIIQTSDWFVEYFYIYPVLGFIIYLAYLFLIRMDFIERRSQWNSFPGIYPRGRAPDVLRFLHVTTESGRPLMGAFETLTHTTKNRFLSQRFHAILEDIRKGNDCWTALHDYSLLTPSEVRLLQSAQRAGNLSWALKAIAKSIERRIDYRMTLIREYLEPAMIVCIGCLVGAFVIGLFLPLVNLMHSLA
- a CDS encoding type II secretion system protein, with amino-acid sequence MIRTSFKAIGAHARRGFTLVEMMVAGVLLMTVTMIVVPAIYWVHRERRQTEYRQIAIVEVENMMERVVSLPFNDITQSKVDKFVLSESALRQLPHADLNIEISESGNMPLMKKIQVQLGWSDHRGMNVVPVRLTSWVCLKEKRE